Proteins found in one Lycium ferocissimum isolate CSIRO_LF1 chromosome 6, AGI_CSIRO_Lferr_CH_V1, whole genome shotgun sequence genomic segment:
- the LOC132059232 gene encoding small ribosomal subunit protein eS17, translated as MGRVRTKTVKKSSRQVIERYYSKMTLDFHTNKKILEEVAIIPSKRLRNKIAGFSTHLMKRIQKGPVRGISLKLQEEERERRMDFVPDESAIKTDLIEVDKETLDMLSALGMSDLPGVVKQAAEPQAVAALPTYGRGAGGFGGRKY; from the coding sequence ATGGGTCGTGTACGCACCAAGACCGTGAAGAAGTCATCCAGACAGGTAATTGAGAGGTACTACTCAAAGATGACCTTGGATTTCCACACCAACAAGAAGATCTTGGAGGAAGTTGCCATCATTCCTTCAAAGCGTCTCCGCAACAAGATTGCTGGGTTCTCCACTCACCTTATGAAGCGTATTCAGAAGGGACCCGTTAGAGGCATCTCCCTGAAGTTGCAAGAGGAGGAACGTGAGAGACGTATGGACTTTGTTCCTGATGAGTCTGCAATTAAGACCGATCTGATTGAGGTTGACAAGGAGACCCTTGACATGCTTTCTGCCCTTGGCATGTCTGACCTTCCCGGTGTTGTCAAGCAGGCTGCAGAACCACAAGCAGTAGCAGCTCTCCCAACCTATGGTCGTGGTGCTGGTGGTTTTGGTGGCAGGAAATACTAA